The stretch of DNA GCCCAAATCCGGTTACGATCTCCTGAAAGAGATTGAAGAAAAAACAAACGGGGCATGGGTTCCGAACAAGGGAACTTTATATCCCATATTAAAATCTCTTGAAGAAGAGGGGCAGATCCAGGTAAAAGAGATCGGGAAACGCTCCAAGAGGATCTACGAACTGACGGATTCGGGAAGGCAGACCATATCTGATCTAAGGGATAAAAAAGAAGTATCCGAGGCACGTGTTAATTTCTTCAAAAAAATGCACCTGGAAATCTTCGGGGAAGAGAACA from Methanolacinia petrolearia DSM 11571 encodes:
- a CDS encoding PadR family transcriptional regulator produces the protein MKEVWKFAPENGKERGFLTILILHSLDREPKSGYDLLKEIEEKTNGAWVPNKGTLYPILKSLEEEGQIQVKEIGKRSKRIYELTDSGRQTISDLRDKKEVSEARVNFFKKMHLEIFGEENISFINLMMDMRFYVEDLPAEKKEKAIGMISSTFEEIKRL